The following are encoded in a window of Paenibacillus polymyxa genomic DNA:
- a CDS encoding NADP-dependent oxidoreductase, which yields MRKGEDEELKAAQMQKYSKQIQLEINNIKIPEINNHEVLIKVKAAGVNPLDILILNGSIRMIADYDFPLTLGNELSGVIEAVGKDVVKCKVGDPVYTRLPINKIGAFAEYAAVNEDAISVMPKNLSFIEAAAVPLTALTAYQALHDVLHVQPDKKLFISGGTGGFGTMAIPIAKSMGLYVITSGSERGRSRTLSIGADQFINYKEENYFDLLSNIDYVIDTLGAKEIKTELAILKPQGKLVSLKALPNYRFAAENNFPIWKKLLFGLVGARLDRLAVKQNKEYRFLFVSANGRQLQKLTKLVEDEDIKPAIDSVYNFDDINMALNKVSTGHSEGKVIVTF from the coding sequence ATGAGAAAAGGAGAAGATGAAGAATTGAAAGCTGCGCAAATGCAAAAATATTCAAAACAAATCCAATTAGAAATAAACAATATAAAAATACCGGAAATCAATAACCATGAGGTTCTTATCAAAGTAAAAGCTGCAGGTGTAAATCCCTTAGACATTCTTATTTTAAATGGTAGTATTCGCATGATTGCCGATTATGACTTCCCTTTAACTTTAGGAAACGAACTATCCGGCGTTATTGAGGCTGTTGGAAAAGATGTTGTGAAATGCAAGGTTGGAGATCCCGTTTATACGAGGCTGCCAATAAATAAAATCGGAGCTTTTGCTGAGTATGCGGCAGTCAATGAGGATGCGATTTCCGTTATGCCTAAAAATCTTTCTTTTATTGAGGCCGCCGCGGTACCCCTCACGGCTTTGACTGCATATCAAGCCTTGCATGATGTACTTCATGTTCAACCCGATAAAAAACTATTTATTTCTGGAGGAACCGGCGGCTTTGGTACGATGGCTATCCCGATTGCCAAATCGATGGGGTTATATGTGATTACGAGCGGCAGTGAAAGAGGGAGATCACGAACACTGTCCATCGGCGCTGATCAATTCATTAACTATAAAGAGGAAAATTATTTTGATTTGCTATCTAATATCGATTATGTTATCGATACATTGGGGGCAAAAGAAATTAAAACGGAACTTGCTATTCTCAAACCCCAAGGGAAATTGGTATCATTGAAGGCTTTACCCAATTACCGCTTTGCTGCTGAAAATAACTTTCCAATATGGAAAAAGCTATTGTTTGGTTTAGTAGGTGCTCGTTTAGATCGATTAGCAGTTAAACAGAATAAAGAATATCGATTCTTATTCGTGTCCGCTAATGGCAGGCAATTACAAAAACTGACGAAACTAGTTGAGGATGAAGATATTAAGCCCGCTATAGATTCAGTTTATAATTTTGATGACATTAACATGGCTTTAAATAAAGTTTCTACTGGCCACTCCGAAGGAAAAGTGATAGTAACCTTCTAA
- a CDS encoding amino acid ABC transporter permease: MLELMWENVPFLLKGAYYTLYITIVSMFFGLIIGLIVAVARLKGNRPVRWLARMYVSIIRGTPVLVQIAVIYYGLDDYGISFGSLTAACLALSINTGAYLSETFRGAILAVPQGQTEAAYATGMSPGQTMWRIILPQAVRIAIAPMGNTFVGMLKETSLVSFIGVSELMRQAQLLQAQYLLYMPFLLEIGLMYWIMSIGFSAILERVEKRLARAY, translated from the coding sequence ATGCTTGAATTAATGTGGGAGAACGTCCCTTTTTTATTAAAGGGTGCTTATTATACGCTATATATTACGATTGTCTCTATGTTTTTTGGCCTAATCATTGGTTTGATTGTTGCTGTGGCCCGGTTGAAGGGGAATCGACCTGTTCGATGGCTGGCGCGCATGTATGTATCGATCATTCGGGGGACGCCGGTTTTGGTGCAGATTGCGGTCATTTATTATGGACTGGATGATTATGGAATATCATTCGGATCGCTGACAGCTGCTTGTCTGGCACTTAGCATTAATACAGGGGCGTACTTATCGGAGACGTTCCGTGGAGCTATTTTAGCCGTACCCCAGGGACAGACCGAGGCAGCTTATGCAACGGGAATGTCGCCCGGTCAAACGATGTGGCGTATTATTCTTCCTCAGGCGGTACGGATCGCAATTGCACCGATGGGGAATACATTTGTAGGTATGCTTAAAGAAACGTCGCTGGTGTCGTTTATCGGGGTCAGTGAATTGATGCGGCAGGCACAGCTTTTACAGGCGCAGTATTTGCTTTACATGCCGTTTCTGCTCGAAATTGGCCTGATGTACTGGATTATGAGCATTGGATTCTCCGCTATACTGGAGCGGGTGGAAAAGCGTCTGGCTCGAGCTTATTAA
- a CDS encoding FecCD family ABC transporter permease codes for MIGQASRDRLNKPVFFALIAALLAGLLLSVAIGPVRMDIPTMLTALFTEHPSKDQLIVLTVRLPRAVIGLIVGAGLAVAGTLMQAITRNPLASPQVFGVSSGASLAVVLSVVLLPNIGSSGSIYFAFAGAIAGGSFVYGLAGTAGMTPVKLALAGMAVHLLLASITQGLLVFNEQISDVLYWLAGAIDGSTWADTRLVLPWFAVGMILALALAPSLSVLSLGTEVAQGLGQNVRLVRLLASASVIMLAGSAIAVAGSIGFVGLMVPNIIKMFTGDNYKRVIPLSAIFGALLLTYADVLGRFIAFPYESPVGIVTALVGAPFFLYLAHKNGRASR; via the coding sequence TTGATCGGACAAGCCTCACGCGACCGGCTGAATAAGCCGGTCTTCTTTGCACTTATCGCTGCGTTGCTGGCTGGATTGCTGCTTAGCGTGGCGATTGGCCCAGTCAGGATGGACATCCCCACCATGCTGACTGCGCTGTTCACGGAGCATCCGTCTAAGGATCAGCTCATTGTCTTGACGGTACGCCTACCGCGTGCCGTTATTGGCCTAATTGTCGGGGCCGGGCTTGCCGTGGCTGGAACCCTGATGCAGGCCATCACACGCAACCCGTTGGCTTCGCCGCAGGTATTCGGGGTCAGCTCAGGCGCTTCGCTGGCTGTCGTGCTGTCCGTCGTGCTGCTGCCGAATATCGGATCGTCCGGCAGTATTTATTTTGCTTTTGCCGGGGCCATCGCAGGTGGCTCCTTCGTATACGGGCTGGCCGGAACGGCGGGCATGACGCCGGTCAAGTTGGCCCTTGCCGGGATGGCCGTGCATCTGTTGCTGGCCTCCATCACCCAAGGACTGCTCGTGTTCAACGAGCAAATATCTGATGTGCTGTATTGGCTCGCCGGAGCCATCGACGGGTCCACTTGGGCCGACACGCGTCTGGTGCTACCATGGTTCGCCGTGGGTATGATTCTTGCGCTGGCGCTGGCCCCCTCGCTATCTGTGCTGAGCCTCGGGACGGAGGTCGCACAGGGATTGGGACAAAACGTACGTCTTGTCCGTCTACTGGCCTCGGCCTCAGTGATTATGCTGGCAGGCTCTGCCATAGCGGTAGCCGGTTCCATCGGCTTTGTAGGCTTGATGGTACCGAATATCATCAAGATGTTTACAGGCGACAATTACAAACGGGTCATTCCCCTGTCTGCAATCTTCGGAGCTCTGCTGCTGACATATGCAGACGTGCTTGGACGATTTATTGCATTTCCTTATGAATCACCTGTTGGCATTGTAACCGCGCTGGTGGGTGCGCCCTTCTTTTTATATCTGGCGCATAAGAACGGGAGGGCTTCACGATGA
- a CDS encoding FecCD family ABC transporter permease, with protein MKKLWILLALMLGVAFIAIGVGSTYITPSELIKALTDRSASSWFIVHHYRLPRGLLAIMAGAGLAVAGVLLQGMIRNPLASPDVVGVSKGAGFAAVLVIVLLPSSPVALLPVAAFVGAGLAALLLVQLSMKGGMRPNMLALTGLAVGAIFQAATDYILVKYPLEASDTLTWLAGSLWGKGWDEVYGLLPWLIVLLPLAYTLQRKLDIMSLDEESSAGLGLSVKRVRTGLLAVSVALAASCVAAIGSIGFIGLLAPHLARRLFGNRHRYLLPGSAMIGALILVLADALGRGLKPPLEIPAGIVTAVIGAPYFLYLLLRERKQKDSG; from the coding sequence ATGAAAAAACTGTGGATTTTACTCGCGCTCATGCTAGGTGTTGCTTTTATAGCTATAGGCGTGGGCAGCACCTACATTACGCCCTCTGAGCTGATCAAGGCTCTGACGGACCGGAGTGCCTCTTCCTGGTTCATCGTTCATCATTATCGGCTGCCACGCGGTCTGCTGGCCATCATGGCCGGAGCTGGGCTGGCAGTAGCCGGTGTTCTGCTGCAAGGCATGATCCGCAACCCGCTAGCCTCGCCAGATGTGGTAGGTGTCTCCAAGGGGGCCGGCTTTGCGGCGGTTCTCGTCATCGTGCTGCTGCCCTCATCCCCAGTGGCGCTGCTGCCTGTAGCCGCCTTTGTCGGGGCTGGGCTAGCTGCACTGTTGCTCGTACAGCTTTCGATGAAGGGAGGCATGCGTCCCAATATGCTAGCCTTGACCGGACTGGCGGTGGGCGCTATTTTTCAGGCTGCGACCGATTATATACTGGTCAAGTATCCACTCGAAGCCAGCGACACGCTCACTTGGCTAGCTGGAAGTCTGTGGGGCAAAGGCTGGGACGAAGTGTATGGGCTACTGCCGTGGTTAATCGTATTGCTGCCTCTCGCCTATACACTACAGCGCAAGCTGGACATTATGAGCCTAGATGAGGAAAGCTCTGCTGGGCTGGGACTTAGCGTGAAGCGTGTGCGTACAGGACTGCTAGCCGTGTCAGTCGCCTTGGCTGCCTCCTGTGTCGCTGCCATCGGCTCCATCGGATTTATTGGACTGCTGGCACCGCATCTGGCACGGCGGTTATTTGGCAATCGCCACCGCTATCTATTGCCCGGTTCGGCGATGATCGGCGCCCTGATTCTCGTCCTTGCTGACGCGCTGGGACGAGGTCTGAAGCCGCCGCTCGAAATTCCCGCTGGCATCGTGACAGCCGTCATTGGCGCGCCATATTTTTTGTATCTATTGCTGCGGGAACGCAAACAAAAAGACAGCGGATAG
- a CDS encoding TetR/AcrR family transcriptional regulator, which yields MQPRKAKQSETVPNDQPSEHAGEETDRRTQLLHIALKRFAEQGYHQTKISDIVVEAGVAQGTFYWHFKSKEALALEIIATGREQLLSAIGQGYRRDAGTLADMVKASEALFVRLFDFALENRYLMGLLLIGSGVDEPVRQSIRETRAAMELAFRRNMERAIELNMLPAELDVELRAALLMSMIEGVITRWLFGSEGTYDHITQITAKRLAAEAANFEFYGLLGQS from the coding sequence ATGCAGCCACGGAAGGCGAAGCAGTCCGAGACCGTCCCAAATGACCAACCTTCCGAGCACGCGGGGGAAGAAACAGACCGCAGAACACAGCTTCTTCACATTGCATTGAAGCGGTTCGCCGAGCAGGGTTACCATCAAACGAAGATTTCAGATATCGTGGTAGAGGCGGGAGTAGCCCAAGGCACGTTTTATTGGCATTTTAAAAGCAAAGAGGCACTGGCGCTGGAGATTATCGCTACCGGTCGTGAACAACTACTGTCAGCGATTGGACAGGGATATCGCCGTGATGCGGGAACGCTGGCTGATATGGTTAAGGCATCGGAGGCGCTGTTTGTTCGGTTATTTGATTTTGCATTGGAGAACCGCTATCTGATGGGTTTGCTGCTGATCGGCAGTGGTGTCGATGAACCGGTGCGCCAGAGTATCCGAGAGACAAGGGCCGCGATGGAGCTGGCATTCCGGCGTAATATGGAAAGAGCGATCGAGCTGAACATGTTGCCTGCTGAATTGGATGTCGAATTAAGGGCGGCACTACTCATGAGTATGATCGAAGGTGTCATTACACGCTGGCTATTCGGTTCAGAGGGAACATATGACCACATCACGCAGATAACTGCTAAAAGATTGGCAGCAGAGGCGGCTAATTTTGAGTTTTATGGACTATTAGGTCAAAGCTAG
- a CDS encoding response regulator yields the protein MNERVVSDIEVLIIEDDPRIAEINRRFIEKVDGFTVCAIATNEFEAKLQLDVLRPPLVVLDVYFPDTDGLTLLSFIKQHYPGTDVIMLTAAKEAETVVQAVRAGVFDFIVKPLIFERLRATLEEYARFRRQITTWQEEQSTVEQSEIDSLLQSAGTGRMAGNGVGELWAKGIDKVTCDKVLDLLNRRGEVTTGTVGIELDMSRSTARRYLEYLVESGDAHHDQVYGTVGRPERIYRRQRRDA from the coding sequence ATGAATGAGCGGGTTGTATCGGACATTGAGGTTCTTATTATTGAAGATGATCCGCGAATTGCGGAGATTAACCGCCGATTTATTGAAAAGGTGGACGGGTTCACCGTATGTGCAATCGCGACGAACGAATTTGAGGCAAAACTTCAACTGGACGTGCTCCGTCCTCCTCTAGTCGTGCTGGATGTTTATTTTCCTGACACGGATGGTCTAACCCTGCTATCGTTCATCAAGCAACACTATCCGGGTACAGATGTTATTATGCTGACTGCCGCCAAAGAAGCTGAAACAGTGGTACAAGCCGTTCGAGCAGGCGTGTTTGATTTTATCGTAAAGCCGCTTATATTCGAGAGATTGCGTGCGACCTTGGAGGAATATGCCCGATTTCGGCGACAAATCACAACATGGCAAGAGGAACAATCCACAGTCGAACAATCTGAAATTGACAGTTTGCTTCAAAGCGCGGGCACCGGTCGGATGGCGGGGAACGGAGTTGGAGAACTATGGGCCAAAGGCATTGATAAAGTAACTTGCGACAAAGTGCTAGATCTCCTGAATCGACGGGGTGAGGTGACTACGGGTACAGTGGGAATTGAGCTGGATATGAGCCGTTCTACAGCCAGAAGGTATCTGGAGTATTTAGTGGAAAGTGGCGACGCGCACCACGATCAGGTGTACGGAACCGTCGGCAGACCGGAGCGTATCTATCGCCGACAGCGGAGGGATGCATAA
- a CDS encoding amino acid ABC transporter ATP-binding protein, which yields MMITTNGLGKRFGQVEVLKSIDFQVAAREIVVLLGPSGSGKSTLLRCLNGLEELSSGKFEVNGVEVDATAPVRVRQAAIREIRKQTGMVFQQFNLYPHKTAIGNVIEGLLTVKKMPRDKAMSIGQRLLERVGLSDKQDVHPSRLSGGQQQRVAIARALAMDPAIMLFDEPTSALDPELVGEVLGVMRELAQDGMTMVVVTHEMKFAREVADKVVFMADGIILEEAAPQVFFDTPQHERTQKFLRQISEF from the coding sequence ATGATGATAACAACTAACGGATTAGGTAAACGATTCGGACAGGTAGAGGTTCTGAAAAGCATTGATTTTCAGGTTGCCGCTCGTGAAATCGTCGTATTACTCGGCCCGAGCGGTTCAGGTAAAAGTACCTTGCTGCGCTGCCTGAACGGTCTGGAAGAGCTGTCTTCCGGCAAGTTTGAGGTGAATGGGGTTGAGGTCGATGCTACGGCTCCCGTTCGTGTCCGCCAAGCAGCCATTCGTGAGATTCGCAAACAGACAGGGATGGTGTTTCAGCAATTCAATCTGTATCCGCACAAAACCGCAATCGGCAATGTCATTGAAGGACTGCTGACAGTAAAAAAAATGCCGCGCGACAAGGCTATGTCCATCGGACAACGGTTGTTGGAGCGGGTGGGGTTATCGGACAAGCAGGATGTACATCCTTCACGTCTGTCCGGTGGACAACAGCAACGAGTCGCCATTGCGCGTGCGCTGGCGATGGACCCGGCGATTATGCTGTTCGACGAGCCGACATCGGCGCTTGATCCCGAGCTGGTAGGGGAAGTGCTGGGTGTTATGCGAGAGCTGGCTCAAGACGGAATGACGATGGTCGTCGTTACTCATGAGATGAAATTTGCTCGCGAGGTGGCGGACAAGGTCGTATTTATGGCAGATGGTATCATTTTGGAGGAGGCAGCGCCACAGGTGTTTTTTGACACTCCCCAGCATGAGAGAACACAGAAATTTTTACGCCAAATCAGTGAATTTTAA
- a CDS encoding OsmC family protein yields the protein MKVSTTWHGKRAFTSEGPSGYSVGMDATAAYGGDGKGMTPMELLLAGLAGCMGIDITMILDRFLSDITRIDIDAEGTRKEEMPTGFTAIDLTFHVDGDIPDYRVWKAIQMGKEKYCAVSDSLKAEIRMHLILNGTEVPYPA from the coding sequence ATGAAAGTATCTACAACTTGGCACGGCAAACGCGCGTTTACTTCGGAGGGACCATCCGGTTATTCTGTAGGGATGGATGCTACGGCGGCTTATGGCGGTGATGGTAAAGGGATGACACCCATGGAACTGCTGTTGGCGGGTCTGGCGGGATGTATGGGCATTGATATTACGATGATATTGGATCGTTTCTTGTCGGACATTACTCGCATCGATATTGACGCAGAAGGTACGCGCAAGGAAGAAATGCCGACAGGCTTTACAGCGATTGATCTGACATTCCACGTAGATGGAGATATTCCAGATTACCGCGTATGGAAAGCGATTCAGATGGGGAAGGAAAAATATTGTGCGGTATCCGATTCCTTAAAAGCGGAAATTCGGATGCACCTCATATTGAATGGAACCGAAGTACCCTATCCAGCATAA
- a CDS encoding SDR family NAD(P)-dependent oxidoreductase, whose product MMSKTVLITGASGGIGKELADRFAKDGYDLVLVARSEDKLVDLAGEYRKKYRVQTTYIAKDVALPGVAEEIYRELKEKGITVDFLVNNAGFGLYGEFLETQLEQEMNMIDINIKALTVMTKVFLPDMVKRQQGGVLNVASLVAFFPGPLMAVYYATKAYVLSFTEALENELRGTGVTVSALCPGATATGFVDRAGLATSKLFRSGVMEVGQVADIGYREFLRGKTLIITGGRNKFMAFLPRLLPRKLMTNAVRSAQAKVER is encoded by the coding sequence ATGATGAGCAAAACTGTACTAATTACCGGAGCGTCGGGTGGAATTGGAAAAGAGCTGGCGGATCGTTTCGCCAAAGACGGATACGATTTGGTGCTGGTCGCACGCAGCGAGGACAAGCTCGTGGATCTCGCGGGGGAATATCGGAAAAAGTACCGTGTCCAAACGACATACATCGCCAAAGATGTTGCATTACCTGGCGTGGCAGAGGAAATCTACAGGGAGCTTAAAGAAAAAGGGATCACCGTCGACTTTCTTGTTAATAATGCGGGCTTCGGCTTGTACGGGGAATTCTTGGAGACACAGTTGGAGCAAGAGATGAATATGATCGACATTAATATCAAGGCTCTGACTGTAATGACTAAGGTGTTCTTACCGGATATGGTCAAAAGGCAGCAAGGGGGCGTGCTGAATGTGGCTTCGTTGGTGGCTTTTTTTCCTGGACCACTGATGGCAGTTTACTATGCGACAAAAGCGTACGTACTATCGTTCACTGAGGCTTTGGAGAATGAGCTGCGCGGCACAGGCGTGACTGTGTCCGCACTCTGTCCGGGAGCGACAGCGACTGGCTTTGTCGATCGTGCTGGGCTAGCCACCTCAAAGCTGTTTAGAAGCGGCGTCATGGAGGTTGGGCAGGTGGCTGACATAGGATATCGCGAATTCTTGCGGGGCAAGACTTTAATCATAACAGGGGGGCGCAACAAGTTCATGGCGTTCTTGCCGCGGTTGCTGCCTCGCAAGCTCATGACAAATGCGGTCAGATCCGCACAGGCTAAAGTGGAGCGATAA
- a CDS encoding ABC transporter substrate-binding protein, with product MATPKQPLRTGMLLAAVLALLTVIMAGCGSQSQDNSAVAPQATGDTRIIKHEMGETKVTGTPKRIVTLEFSFVDATTQLGVTPVGIAQENDDDIDGLLGKKIDFTPVGTRKQPNLETISSLKPDLIIADLNRHKSIYKELSEIAPTIVLKSRNSSYEQNLASFGVIADALGEKEKGEQILATHKATMEKLKEGIKAGEPRSVLLGVFRSDSLSAHGASSFDGQLLEQAGIHNALQNTSEPTVKLTLEQISQADPDVIFLVEADEKLIAEWKQNPLWQNITAVKKGEVYEVNRALWTRYRGLGSAEKILEQAISLLYPAQSKGDGSR from the coding sequence ATGGCAACACCGAAACAACCACTGCGCACAGGTATGCTGCTTGCAGCGGTCCTGGCACTACTGACGGTCATTATGGCGGGATGTGGAAGCCAGTCACAAGATAACAGCGCAGTAGCACCTCAAGCAACAGGCGACACTCGAATCATTAAACATGAGATGGGAGAAACCAAAGTTACAGGTACACCCAAAAGAATCGTAACCCTGGAATTCTCTTTTGTCGATGCCACAACCCAACTGGGCGTAACTCCTGTCGGTATAGCTCAGGAAAATGACGATGATATTGATGGGCTGCTCGGCAAGAAAATCGACTTCACACCAGTAGGCACACGCAAACAACCAAACCTGGAAACGATCAGCTCCTTGAAGCCGGATTTGATTATTGCTGATCTGAATCGTCATAAAAGCATATACAAAGAACTTAGTGAGATTGCTCCGACCATTGTTCTAAAGAGCCGCAATTCCTCCTATGAACAAAACTTGGCATCCTTCGGTGTCATCGCCGATGCGTTGGGTGAGAAGGAAAAAGGCGAGCAAATTCTCGCTACGCATAAAGCTACAATGGAAAAGTTGAAAGAAGGCATCAAAGCTGGTGAGCCACGCAGCGTATTACTAGGGGTATTCCGTTCTGATTCACTATCGGCTCACGGCGCTTCATCCTTTGATGGACAACTACTGGAGCAAGCGGGTATCCACAATGCCCTTCAAAATACAAGCGAGCCTACCGTCAAGCTGACGCTGGAGCAAATTTCACAAGCGGATCCTGATGTGATCTTTTTGGTGGAAGCCGATGAGAAGCTGATTGCGGAATGGAAGCAAAACCCGCTTTGGCAAAACATTACGGCCGTCAAAAAAGGGGAAGTTTACGAAGTAAACCGGGCACTGTGGACCCGATACCGTGGACTCGGCTCAGCCGAAAAAATACTGGAGCAAGCCATTTCGCTTCTGTATCCCGCGCAAAGTAAAGGAGACGGCTCCCGTTGA
- a CDS encoding serine hydrolase — MKRKRLIVVATSLATVLIVMGIAAGLLSFMQNQVANPSNTVRPTTAIAADVKEETKEQDAARRLLHFVEANAEKVSITILRDGKKLAGQEENRMMPLASTVKTIIAIEYAKQAMVGKINPDGRVKLISLERFYLPGLDGGAHTAWLQNMEAKGRIQNETVSVRDVAKGMIQFSSNANAEYLMDKLGVDAINRTRAKMGLQNHDPIYPFVSSILIPYEWMRESQGENWNNTKNNISAKEAIQAMSDTEFRRYARVIHNKLRRDVSGSYKRNADITTWYDQEYDRINTDRFVASTTAEYASLMSKLNRRQGFTKAEQKLLSEVLEEPFMVLPENQQSLKHTGQKGGSTAYALTLAMYATDKEGHTTELAVFFNDLDPSTNASFPEMINDFKKRLLHDESFRKEVNRRIGVQVER; from the coding sequence GTGAAACGAAAGCGCCTTATTGTGGTAGCAACTAGTTTGGCTACAGTGCTCATTGTTATGGGTATAGCGGCAGGCTTACTATCTTTCATGCAGAATCAAGTGGCTAATCCCTCGAATACCGTCCGGCCCACAACTGCGATTGCAGCTGACGTTAAGGAAGAAACGAAGGAACAGGATGCTGCCCGCCGTTTACTTCATTTTGTGGAAGCGAATGCAGAAAAAGTTTCGATTACGATTCTGAGAGATGGAAAAAAGTTGGCAGGCCAAGAAGAAAATCGGATGATGCCTTTGGCGAGCACCGTCAAAACAATCATTGCGATCGAATATGCCAAGCAAGCGATGGTGGGTAAGATTAACCCGGACGGGAGAGTGAAGCTGATTTCGCTGGAAAGGTTTTATTTGCCGGGTTTGGATGGGGGTGCTCATACGGCGTGGCTACAGAATATGGAGGCTAAAGGGCGGATACAGAATGAAACTGTATCTGTACGAGACGTCGCCAAGGGGATGATTCAATTTAGTTCCAACGCCAATGCGGAGTATTTAATGGACAAACTGGGAGTGGATGCGATCAATCGGACGAGAGCCAAAATGGGGCTGCAAAATCATGATCCCATTTATCCGTTTGTATCCTCCATTTTGATTCCCTACGAATGGATGAGGGAGAGCCAAGGTGAGAATTGGAATAATACAAAGAATAATATTTCTGCCAAAGAAGCCATTCAGGCGATGTCTGATACGGAATTTCGCCGATATGCCCGCGTGATTCATAACAAGCTGCGCCGTGATGTGAGTGGTTCTTACAAGAGAAACGCAGATATTACGACTTGGTATGATCAGGAGTATGATCGTATCAATACGGATCGCTTTGTAGCTTCAACGACAGCCGAGTATGCCTCTTTAATGAGTAAGCTGAATCGTCGTCAAGGGTTCACAAAAGCTGAGCAAAAGTTATTGTCCGAGGTCTTGGAGGAACCATTTATGGTTCTTCCTGAAAACCAGCAATCCCTGAAACATACTGGGCAAAAAGGTGGCTCCACGGCCTATGCTTTGACACTGGCCATGTATGCGACAGATAAGGAAGGGCATACGACAGAGCTAGCTGTCTTTTTTAACGATTTGGACCCAAGCACAAATGCCAGCTTTCCCGAAATGATAAATGATTTTAAAAAGAGGCTACTGCATGATGAATCGTTTAGAAAAGAAGTTAATCGGCGTATCGGTGTACAGGTGGAGAGGTAG
- a CDS encoding substrate-binding periplasmic protein: MKTRKKGFLVTTLMAVALFSLVLSACGTKPEASNTSNGAGSSNVAASNQLEAIKKAGVIKVGMMGTYPPYNFLNDNKELDGFDVDIAKELAKRIGVKPEFTAQEFSGLVPSLQKKKFDAVISQVTITEDRKKAIDFTEPYITNNVNIIVNSKTNDITKLEDFKGKTIGVGLGTNDESYLRNEVLPKVGDFEIKTYDDVITSLKDLNSGRIDATINNLYALKPIIDKNGFQIKAVGEPIKSDQAGVAINQKTPELKEALNKALKEMKEDGTYKTIFKKWFGEEPKE, encoded by the coding sequence ATGAAAACACGTAAAAAAGGGTTCTTGGTAACTACACTCATGGCTGTGGCATTGTTCAGCCTTGTGCTGAGCGCTTGCGGTACTAAGCCAGAAGCTTCTAATACTAGCAATGGAGCGGGTAGCAGTAATGTGGCAGCGAGTAACCAGCTCGAAGCAATCAAGAAGGCTGGTGTAATTAAGGTAGGCATGATGGGCACCTATCCGCCGTACAATTTCTTGAACGATAACAAGGAATTGGACGGATTTGATGTGGATATCGCCAAAGAATTGGCGAAGCGGATTGGAGTGAAACCGGAGTTCACGGCACAAGAATTCTCGGGACTGGTTCCAAGTTTGCAAAAGAAAAAATTCGATGCAGTGATTAGTCAGGTGACGATTACAGAGGATCGTAAGAAGGCTATTGACTTCACAGAGCCTTATATCACAAACAATGTAAACATTATCGTAAACAGCAAAACAAATGATATTACCAAGCTGGAGGACTTTAAAGGCAAAACCATTGGTGTCGGCTTGGGAACGAATGATGAATCTTATCTGCGGAATGAAGTACTGCCGAAGGTAGGCGATTTTGAGATTAAAACGTATGATGATGTCATTACTTCCTTAAAGGATCTAAACTCTGGTCGTATTGACGCAACAATCAACAATCTGTATGCTCTCAAGCCCATTATCGATAAAAACGGGTTTCAAATTAAAGCCGTAGGCGAGCCGATTAAGTCGGATCAAGCGGGTGTAGCCATTAACCAGAAAACTCCTGAGCTCAAAGAAGCCTTGAACAAGGCTTTGAAGGAAATGAAGGAAGACGGCACTTACAAAACAATTTTCAAAAAATGGTTTGGCGAGGAGCCAAAAGAATAA